In the Halorubrum ruber genome, CGTTATCATGATTGATCGTGAATCTTCGTGGATACTCGGAGAGCGCCCGTCTCGCCTCGACAGGTTATTTAAAAACGGTCAGCGGTCGGTCGTCGGTGAGAGTCGCCCGCACCTTAGCCGTTTGCTTATAAACAGCTCCTGGGAGGTCGATATCGAGCACCGCCGAAGTCTCAGTCGTTCGGCCGTACGACGGTAGATCTTATAAATAACCGATCGACACGCACACCGCCGAAGCCCCAGCCGCTCGGCCGCACAATTGTGGGATTTATAAACCGGCGACCGACACGAACGCCACCGAAGCCCCAGCCGGGAGGCGGGCGCACGCTCGCCGCGCTCCTCGGTCGCTCACTCCGTTCGCTCCCTGCGGTGCTCGCGTCGCCTGCGCCCGCCTCCCGGCTGCCCCTTCGAGTCCCGCCCCGCACCGCTCCGCACAACTCCTCACGCCTCCCCAGCCTCGTCGCTCGCGCTTAAAAGCGCTCGCGACTCCCTCGCGCGTGCGACTCGCGCCCTCCGGGCGCTCGTCGGCACGCGCCACCGCACATATTCTATTTAAAAGGGTGATTACCCCCGAAACAGGCTCGCGTGGACGGGCGCGTGGTCGGAACTCGGGCGCGGGTCGTCGCCGTCGTCGCCGCCCTCGTCGGAGACCGCGCGGCCGTCGACGCCGTCGGCGAGGAAGTCGCGGACCGGCGGCCCGACGTGCTCCGGTTCGACGAGGAACGCGTCGTGGCCGTGGTCGGAGTCGATTACGTGGTGCGCGACCGGGACCCCGGACTCGCGGAAGGCGTCGGCGAGCGAGGCCGACTGCTCGACGGTGAAGTGCCAGTCGGCGGTGAAGCTCATCAGGAGGGTCTCGCCCTCGAAGGCGGCGAGCGCGTCGGCGTCCGTCCCGTGGCCCGCGGCGAGGTCGTACTCGTCCATGGCGCGCGTCAGGTAGAGGTAGCTGTTCGCGTCGAAGCGGTCGCCGAACCCCTCCGCCTGATAGTCGAGGTACGACTCCACCTCGCGGTACGGGAAGAATCCGGCCGTCGGTTCCGGCGGCAGCCCGAGGTCACCGTCCTCTCGCGTGAGCGAGTCGCGGCCGGCCGACCGGCGCCCGAACTTCCGCTCCATCGACGCCTTCGAGAGGTACATGATGTGGCCGATCTGGCGGGCGATGGCGAGCCCCTCGGTCGGGTCCGGGCGGTCGTCGCCGTAGTAGTTCCCCCTGTTCCAATTTTCGTCCGCGCGAATCGCCCGGCGCGCGACCGCGTCAAGCGCGAGACACTGCGCGTCGAGCCGCCCCGCGGTCGCGATGGCGACCACGCGGTCGACGTCGTCCGGGTACCGCTTCGCCCACTCCAAGGCGTTCATCCCGCCGACGCTCCCGCCGACGACCGCCCGCAGCCGCCCCACGCCGAGGTGGTCGAGGAGGCGGCGCTGCGCCCGCGCCCAGTCCTCGACTTGGACCGGCGGGAACGCGGTCCCCCAGCGGTCGTGGTCGGGCTCCTCGCGCAGGTCGAGGTCAGCTGGCCGCTCGCTGGCCGGGCCCGTCGTCCCGTAACAGGAGCCGGGGACGTTCGCGCAGACGACGTAGTACTCGGTCGTGTCTATCGCTTTCCCCGGACCGACGACGTCGTCCCACCACGCGCGGGCCTGCCCGGCCTGTCCGGCCCCGGTCGTCTCGGCGTCGCGCTCCGGTTCGGGCGAGCGCGCGACGTTCTGGCTCCCGGTGAGCGCGTGGCAGACCAACACGACGTTGTCGCCGTCGAACTCGCCGTGGGTCTCGTAGGCGACCTCGAAGTCGGGGACCGACTGCCCGCACTCGAAGGTGAACTCGCCGAGCTCGGCGACCCCGTGGTCGGTCGGGACGGCGCTCATCGGGTCACTCCCCCTCCTCGCCGGCCGCGGCTCCGTCGTCTCCGGTTCGCCCCGCCGCGGCGCGCTCGCCCGCGGCCAGCCCCGCGTCGAGGTCGGCGATCACGTCGTCGACGTCCTCGATGCCCACCGAGAGCCGGAGCATCTCCGGGTAGACGCCCGCCAGGCGCTGCTGGGTCTCGTCCATCTGCGCGTGCGTCGTGGAGGCCGGGTGGATGACGAGCGTCTTCGCGTCGCCGATGTTCGCGAGGAAGCTCGTCAGGTCGACCGACTCGCAGAAGCCCTTCGCGGCCTCGTACCCGCCGTCGACGCCGAAGGTGACCATCCCGCCGAAGCCGTCGAGGTACTCGGCGGCGTTGTCGTGGCTCCGGTGGTCCTCGAAGCCGGGGTAGCTCACCCAGTCGACGCGGTCGTCACCGCGGAGGAACTCGGCGACCTCCCGCGCGTTCTCGCAGTGGCGCTCCATCCGCAGCGGGAGCGTGTTGAGCCCCTGGATCGTCTGCCACGCGTCGAAGGGGGACTGCTGGCCGCCGGTCGGCCGCACGCCGCGCTGGCGGACGACGTTGGCGAAGGCGGCGTCGCCGAACTGCTCGACGAAGTCGATCGGATAGGCGGGCGACTCGCCGTCGAGCTCGTCGTAGTCGGCGTCGGGGTGATCCCACGGGAACTGCCCGCCGTCGACGACGACCCCGCCGACGGTGGTGCCGTTGCCCGTGATCCACTTCGTCGTCGACTCCCAGACGATGTCGGCGCCGTG is a window encoding:
- the metX gene encoding homoserine O-acetyltransferase MetX codes for the protein MSAVPTDHGVAELGEFTFECGQSVPDFEVAYETHGEFDGDNVVLVCHALTGSQNVARSPEPERDAETTGAGQAGQARAWWDDVVGPGKAIDTTEYYVVCANVPGSCYGTTGPASERPADLDLREEPDHDRWGTAFPPVQVEDWARAQRRLLDHLGVGRLRAVVGGSVGGMNALEWAKRYPDDVDRVVAIATAGRLDAQCLALDAVARRAIRADENWNRGNYYGDDRPDPTEGLAIARQIGHIMYLSKASMERKFGRRSAGRDSLTREDGDLGLPPEPTAGFFPYREVESYLDYQAEGFGDRFDANSYLYLTRAMDEYDLAAGHGTDADALAAFEGETLLMSFTADWHFTVEQSASLADAFRESGVPVAHHVIDSDHGHDAFLVEPEHVGPPVRDFLADGVDGRAVSDEGGDDGDDPRPSSDHAPVHASLFRG
- a CDS encoding O-acetylhomoserine aminocarboxypropyltransferase/cysteine synthase family protein — encoded protein: MTRGFNTRSLHAGAEPDSATGARATPIHQTTSYVFDDADTAAELYALRAEGHVYSRLSNPTVSVLEDRIADLAGGSDAVATGSGMAAFDAITTVLASAGDNVVASSEMYGGTAAYLTSIANRRGIESRLVDTLDYEAYADAIDDDTAFVHVETIANPSLVTPDFERLAEIAHEHAVPLVVDNTFATPYCCRPFEHGADIVWESTTKWITGNGTTVGGVVVDGGQFPWDHPDADYDELDGESPAYPIDFVEQFGDAAFANVVRQRGVRPTGGQQSPFDAWQTIQGLNTLPLRMERHCENAREVAEFLRGDDRVDWVSYPGFEDHRSHDNAAEYLDGFGGMVTFGVDGGYEAAKGFCESVDLTSFLANIGDAKTLVIHPASTTHAQMDETQQRLAGVYPEMLRLSVGIEDVDDVIADLDAGLAAGERAAAGRTGDDGAAAGEEGE